CTGTGCGTAAAGCGCAGTCGAAGAGAGAAAGAGGGCAATTGCCGATGCAGTAAGCAGCTTCATTTCAGCGTGACCAGGTATGTCGTCAGGTTATGGATGTCGGTGTCGGTGTACTTGTCCAGCAGACCTTCGTGCGCGGCAAAGGGATTGACCGTCGTCACCTTGGTTCCGGGTATGCGGTTGAAGGAGAGGGTCTCGTCTGACTTTTCGCGAAGCGTCACGGTGAAGTCATCGATGCGGACGAGATCGCCGGTATAAGTCTTTCCCGAGGCCAGCTTAACGGTTACCTGCACCTTGCGTTTGACGAACAGCCCCGAGCCGGGAAAGAGGAACTTCTGCTGCAAGGCCGAGGGGGAGTAGCGCTTCCCCAACCCAGCAAAATCGCCGGTCGTCGAGTGGCACTTGCTGCAACCTCCCACGCCATTGAAGTATGCTTCGCCTGCCTTTGCGTCGCCGCTGAGCAGATTCGTCGGCTGGGAGTTGTAGCCGCTCCGCAGGATGCCGTTGATGGAAGCCGTAAGAAACTGCGAGAGGTCGCCAAGCTCTTTTTCGCCGAACTTGAAGTTATGGCCGGGCAGGGTTGTCAGCAGCGGGGCGAGCTCTTTGCCATAGAGCATCTGCCGCCGGTCATGCAAAACCGGCACCGAACGCAGCAGGTCGGGCGCGTTGGCGGTGCCGCGCGCATCGTCTCCGTGGCAATGCGCACAGCTGGCAGCGTAGATCTTCGATCCGCTCTCGGAACGCACTGGATCGACCGGGGACTGCGGGAACTGCGCGTGCAGCGTAACTGCACCGAGGCCGCACAGGACCGCCGCATACATAAACTTCAGGAATAGCTTCTTCACTCGATCCAACTCCGCGCCCAACGAGCGCTACTTGAACTTGCGCGTGCAATAAAAACGTCGTTTACCTTTATACTTGCTCGCTAGTACCAGGAGACCAGATGAATCGTCGAGAGTTCCAAAAAATATCAACGGCGGCGTGGCTTATGCCCTTTCTGACCAGACGCCATGGGTTCGCCGCACCGGCTTCTGCCGCCCCTGACGATAACGGCGGGCACAAGTTTTCCATCATGTTGTGGACGTTGCCGAAGGGACTTACCTTCGAGCAGCAGTTGGATTTGGCGGCAGCCGCCGGTTTCAACGGTGTCGAGGTGGGTAAAGAGTATGAAAAGTGGACTCCCGAGGAGTGGAAGCGGAACCTTGCCAAAAAACATGCTCTTGGGATCGAGGTCGATAGCGCAGTGCCCGGACGCAATGCGCTGGCCGATCACTCCAAGCGTACCGCTCTGCGCGACGACCTGATGGCCGCCATTCCCGGCGCGAAGGAGCTGGGCTGCAAACAGTTTATCTACACCGCGTACACCCGTGTTCCGGGGCAGACCCCGGAGCAACAGAGAGCGGCGATCGTCGATACGCTGAAGTACGCCGCAGACCTTCTGGAAAAAGACCAGATCGAGATCGTGCTGGAGCCGATCGATCTACTGGAACATAAACAGGAGGCGGTCACCAGTGTGGCTGAAGCCTTTGAGATTACACGCGCCGTAGGAAGCCCGCGGGTGAAGGTCCTGTACGACTTCTACCATGAGCAGCGACAGGCGGGAAACCTGATCGAAAAGCTGGAGAATAATATCGACCAGGTGGGCCTGGTACACATAGCCGACGTTCCGGGGCGCCATCAGCCGGGTACGGGCGAGGTGAACTATACCAATATCTACCGCAAGCTGGCGGAGTTACATTACAACCGCTATATCTGCATGGAGTTCTCGCCCGTGGGCGATCCGGTGACGGTCCTGAAAGCGGCGCGGCTTGAGGCCATTGCCGCGATGAAGGTGTAGCGCTCACATCTGTAGCGACATTGCAAACTTGAGGTTGGCTAA
The genomic region above belongs to Acidobacteriota bacterium and contains:
- a CDS encoding cytochrome c encodes the protein MKKLFLKFMYAAVLCGLGAVTLHAQFPQSPVDPVRSESGSKIYAASCAHCHGDDARGTANAPDLLRSVPVLHDRRQMLYGKELAPLLTTLPGHNFKFGEKELGDLSQFLTASINGILRSGYNSQPTNLLSGDAKAGEAYFNGVGGCSKCHSTTGDFAGLGKRYSPSALQQKFLFPGSGLFVKRKVQVTVKLASGKTYTGDLVRIDDFTVTLREKSDETLSFNRIPGTKVTTVNPFAAHEGLLDKYTDTDIHNLTTYLVTLK
- a CDS encoding TIM barrel protein, whose translation is MNRREFQKISTAAWLMPFLTRRHGFAAPASAAPDDNGGHKFSIMLWTLPKGLTFEQQLDLAAAAGFNGVEVGKEYEKWTPEEWKRNLAKKHALGIEVDSAVPGRNALADHSKRTALRDDLMAAIPGAKELGCKQFIYTAYTRVPGQTPEQQRAAIVDTLKYAADLLEKDQIEIVLEPIDLLEHKQEAVTSVAEAFEITRAVGSPRVKVLYDFYHEQRQAGNLIEKLENNIDQVGLVHIADVPGRHQPGTGEVNYTNIYRKLAELHYNRYICMEFSPVGDPVTVLKAARLEAIAAMKV